A genomic stretch from Solanum stenotomum isolate F172 chromosome 8, ASM1918654v1, whole genome shotgun sequence includes:
- the LOC125872715 gene encoding uncharacterized protein LOC125872715 → MFLISSFSETRCFFQASYPSRNKSSMLLSCGENGKRICVTTAFENFEQRNHSSTEIFIDKFLFEVFKRLPSGSETSAYACVFKRWLTLLSSVHKDEITESKRYLARSLVGRKVTVSKLAAIAIRTSKHGGLAKISIQGNNVCRGVTDVGFKDISRGFPTLRELSLWNVCSVGDESLAEIVHGCRLLEKLDLFQCPRNRGPGGSTCLEHRSPDAVNESRMMNSSRTHTCDPTLIPSRKYCMLGYYVDALVDWCCEECDIGKGIMSSSSGLEIVHCEGSKLHASEKICQSIMQPKKHSKFPGGHRFNWEKEVRIGKMRYLPVEEALGLSSSTKKYGSPLIDTVSSRVVSTKSMATMTRGIFSKPRAQISNFFREKRKMQLPLGSTGYTKPQNLQIAENTEHSKKIVQLSKGSNGSTNLELRSPDVVNKSRMMNSSMTHPCDHALVPSQKSERYIALVEFMHSKDLVMRTLINDVELHILASTTMCTNSQKKKCEICGDIGFDKAITTCYQCNNVDVHRYCMLGCCVDAPVDWCCEECDIRKGIMSLSSGLENVHYEGSKLHAFEKICQSIVQPKKHSKFPRAHSSNGEKEVQTEKMRYLPVEEALGLSSSIKKYGSTLINTVSSRVVSTKSIATMTRGIFSKPRAKISNYFREKSKVQQPLASTRYTKPQNLRIAKNTEHSKKNVQLSKGTGGSTSLEHRILMI, encoded by the exons ATGTTTTTAATCTCTAGTTTTTCAGAAACACGGTGCTTTTTCCAAGCTTCATATCCAAGTAGAAATAAATCATCTATGCTTTTATCATGTGGGGAAAATGGAAAGAGGATTTGTGTCACTACcgcttttgaaaattttgagcaGAGGAATCATTCTTCCACTGAAATCTTTATTGATAAATTCCTCTTTGAGGTATTCAAGCGTCTACCCAGTGGCAGTGAGACAAGTGCTTATGCTTGTGTTTTTAAGCGATGGCTCACACTTTTAAGCAGTGTTCACAAGGATGAGATCACAGAATCTAAGAGATATCTTGCCAGGTCCCTTGTTGGTAGGAAAGTCACAGTTTCCAAACTTGCTGCTATTGCCATTAGAACTTCAAAACATGGAGGTTTAGCAAAGATATCTATTCAGGGAAATAACGTTTGTCGTGGTGTGACTGATGTTGGTTTCAAGGATATTTCTCGAGGTTTCCCTACTCTCAGAGAACTTTCCTTGTGGAATGTGTGTTCTGTTGGTGATGAAAGTTTAGCTGAGATTGTCCATGGATGTCGTTTGTTAGAGAAACTTGATCTTTTCCAATGCCCAAGAAATAGAG GTCCGGGTGGTTCTACATGTCTAGAGCATAGGAGTCCTGATGCGGTGAATGAGAGTCGAATGATGAATTCATCTAGGACACACACTTGTGATCCTACTCTTATTCCTTCCCGAAA ATATTGCATGCTAGGCTATTATGTTGATGCACTAGTGGATTGGTGTTGTGAAGAATGTGATATTGGCAAAGGGATAATGTCTTCATCAAGCGGACTAGAAATTGTGCATTGTGAGGGATCCAAGTTACATGCCTCTGAAAAGATTTGTCAGAGTATTATGCAACCAAAGAAACATAGTAAGTTTCCTGGTGGACATCGTTTTAACTGGGAAAAAGAGGTACGGATCGGGAAAATGAGATATCTACCTGTTGAAGAAGCACTTGGTTTGTCATCAAGCACCAAGAAATATGGATCTCCACTGATAGATACGGTCTCGTCAAGAGTTGTGTCAACAAAATCCATGGCAACTATGACTCGAGGGATTTTTAGCAAGCCTAGagctcaaatttcaaacttttttcgTGAGAAGAGAAAAATGCAGCTGCCTTTAGGATCAACAGGATATACGAAAcctcaaaatcttcaaattgCCGAAAACACTGAACATAGCAAAAAAATAGTACAATTATCTAAAG GTTCGAATGGTTCTACTAATCTGGAGCTTAGGAGTCCTGATGTTGTGAATAAAAGTCGAATGATGAATTCATCTATGACACACCCTTGTGATCATGCTCTAGTTCCTTCCCAGAA GTCTGAGAGATATATTGCTCTAGTGGAGTTCATGCATAGCAAGGATTTGGTGATGAGAACACTTATAAATGATGTTGAGCTCCATATACTTGCATCCACAACCATGTGCACTAATTCTCAAA aaaaaaaatgtgaaatttgcgGTGACATAGGTTTTGACAAAGCAATTACTACATGTTATCAGTGTAACAATGTTGACGTGCATCg ATATTGCATGCTAggttgttgtgttgatgcacCAGTGGATTGGTGTTGTGAAGAATGTGATATTAGGAAAGGGATAATGTCTTTATCAAGTGGACTAGAAAATGTGCATTATGAGGGATCCAAGTTACATGCATTTGAAAAGATTTGTCAGAGTATTGTGCAACCAAAGAAACATAGTAAGTTTCCTCGTGCACATAGTAGTAACGGGGAAAAGGAGGTACAGACCGAGAAAATGAGATATCTACCTGTTGAAGAAGCACTTGGTCTTTCATCAAGCATCAAGAAATATGGATCTACGCTGATAAATACGGTCTCCTCAAGAGTTGTGTCAACCAAATCCATAGCAACCATGACTCGAGGGATTTTTAGCAAGCCTAGAGCtaaaatttcaaactatttTCGTGAGAAGAGCAAAGTGCAGCAGCCTTTAGCATCAACAAGATATACTAAACCTCAAAATCTTCGAATTGCCAAAAACACTGAACATAgcaaaaaaaatgttcaattaTCTAAAG GTACGGGTGGTTCTACCAGTCTTGAGCATAGGATCCTGATGATTTGA
- the LOC125873505 gene encoding uncharacterized protein LOC125873505 codes for FPYVVSVDNPSEGLKVRSKLLRKTSLNDDFWSPRTSACEMERSNSEFVNHGLILWNQTRQQWCGNKTPQKNASVGEPKLSLYTSYEMFLEINKLFSQPIPLPEMVDFLVDVWEQEGLYDKATT; via the exons tttccctATGTTGTTTCAGTGGATAATCCTTCTGAAGGACTGAAAGTTCGAAGCAAACTATTGAGGAAAACTAGTTTAAATGACGACTTTTGGAGCCCTCGTACTAGTGCATGTGAGATGGAGAGAAGCAATTCAGAATTTGTTAATCATG GTCTAATTCTTTGGAATCAAACGAGGCAACAATGGTGTGGAAATAAGACACCGCAGAAGAATGCTTCAGTTGGAGAACCCAAATTAAG TTTATATACAAGCTATGAAATGTTCCTAGAGATCAATAAGCTTTTTTCTCAACCAATCCCTTTACCG GAAATGGTAGACTTTCTTGTTGATGTGTGGGAGCAGGAGGGGCTTTATGATAAAGCAACCACATAA